A portion of the Osmia lignaria lignaria isolate PbOS001 chromosome 15, iyOsmLign1, whole genome shotgun sequence genome contains these proteins:
- the LOC117600295 gene encoding uncharacterized protein LOC117600295, whose protein sequence is MSELLHDMAYRGKTVDIKNRLSENEKLKLSKDSNGRMLIHWAALGGHDDLVRFLLSLDVPVDPIDDMDMTPLILAASAGREKVVRTLLSEGANVNATTQEGHSALQYAASKNWKSICVSLLEKDANVNITDKRGATPLHRAASKGNAAIVKLLLEYGKNIDIDSKDADGNTPLHLACEENRVDESKILAQHGANILLPNKEKKTPLDLASPGLARKLKEIKEQLSEKVE, encoded by the exons ATGTCCGAATTACTTCATGATATGGCTTATCGTGGTAAAACTGTAGATATTAAAAATCGTCTAAGCGAAAACGAAAAATTAAAGCTGTCAAAAGATAGT AATGGTCGAATGCTAATACATTGGGCAGCACTCGGGGGCCATGACGATTTGGTCCGATTTTTGTTATCTCTCGATGTGCCTGTAGATCCTATTGATGAT ATGGATATGACACCATTAATTTTGGCAGCATCAGCAGGTCGTGAAAAAGTTGTCAGAACGTTATTAAGCGAAGGAGCAAATGTTAATGCTACCACACAGGAAGGCCATTCTGCTTTACAGTATGCTGCGTCAAAAAACTGGAAGTCTATTTGCGTCTCATTACTAGAAAAAGATGCAAACGTTAATATTACAGACAAACGTGGAGCTACACCGTTACATAGAGCAGCATCAAAAGGAAACGCTGCCATCGTGAAACTTCTCCTAGAATATGGGAAGAATATAGACATAG ATAGTAAAGATGCTGATGGTAATACCCCGCTACATTTAGCATGCGAGGAAAATCGTGTTGATGAAAGTAAGATTCTGGCACAACACGGTGCCAATATATTACTGCCgaataaagagaagaaaactCCTTTAGATCTTGCAAGTCCAGGATTGGCGCGTAAATTAAAAGAGATAAAAGAACAGTTATCAGAAAAAGTGGAATAA